The DNA sequence GACAACGCTTGGCTCTGTGCTCCCTCATAAGAACACTGGCCCGGATGAGCGTGATTTTACACGTTTCTAAAACTTGCTCAGCTAAACAGGAGAGCAGTATGGGCTCGATCATAACCACTACCCAAGTAGAATCCTCGGTGCAGCCAGGTCAGTACCTGACATTTTTCTTGGCTGGTGAGATGTTTGCCATTGCTATTCTGGGCATCAAGGAAATCATCGAGCACGGCATTGAAACCGTCGTACCGATGATGCCTTCATTCGTGCGAGGGGTAATTAATCTACGCGGCGCGGTCGTCCCTGTGGTAGACGTATCAGCACGCTTTGGCTGGCCGCCTTCGGTCATTACCCGACGCAGTTGCATAGTGATCATCGAAGCGCGGGACACTGAAGGGCAAGGTCAGGACATCGGTTTGTTGGTTGATTCCGTGTCGGCGGTGATGGACATACCCACAGCTAATATCGAGCCACCTCCCGCTTTCGGCGCACGCGTTCGTACCGATTTCATCGATGGCATGGCTAAAGTCGATGGCAAGTTCATCATCGTTCTGAAGGTGCATCAGGTATTGTCAATCGATGAGATGGCGCAACTCAGCAGTGCCTACGATATTGGAGAGCCAATGTGATAATGGAGCCAGGGAGTGGACTGAAAGAGCGTGAATTCGATCAGTTCCGCGAATGGCTGTACCGAGCGGCCGGTATTAGCCTTTCCACGTCTAAAAAGGCCTTGGTCGCCGGTCGCCTGTTCAAGCGGCTCAAGTATTATCAGATCGAAAGCTACGGAGAGTATTTCAAATGGATCATGGCACCGCACAACACTAATGAGTTGCAGGTAGCGTTGAATCTGTTGACCACCAACGAAACCTATTTCTTTCGCGAACCTAAACACTTCGATTTTCTCACGCGCCAAGTTTTGCCATTGGTGCGGCCGGGGCGCACATTCCGTCTATGGAGTGCCGCCAGCTCTTCAGGCGAAGAAGCTTACAGCTTAGCTATGATTTTGGCCGAAGGGCTTGGCAGCACTCCATGGGAGATCATCGGTTCGGACATTAGCACACAGGTACTGGCTCAGGCTCGCACGGGTCATTATTCAATGGAGCGTGCATCCGGTTTACCGCAATCGCTACTACTCAAATACTGCCTAAAAGGCACGGGTCCTCAAACGGGAACGTTATTGATCGATAGGGGATTGCGAAGCCGTGTCAACTTCATTCAAATAAATCTCAACGAGGCGTTGCCGCAATTGGGCGAGTTTGAAGTAATTTTTCTGCGCAATGTGATGATCTACTTCGATCTTGCTACCAAACGTGAAGTGGTCACGCGCCTGTTGCCTCTGCTCAAACCCGGCGGTTATTTCATAGTAAGCCACTCCGAGAGTCTCAACGGCGTGAGTGACGCCCTTACGTTAGTTGCACCTTCTATTTACCGCAAACCGTGAAAATGCCACCGGGCGCTGTCGAGGTGTTCGTGGAACCGGGCAGGTTCTACTTCTGTGAAGATTTTACCCGACTGCGCACGGTGTTAGGTTCCTGTGTGGCCATGACCTTTTGGCATCCCGAGCTTAAGATTGGCGCAATGAGTCATTGCATGTTACCAACCCGGGCCAAGTGCACTGGTACCCTTGACGGCAAGTATATAGACGACGCGTTTGAGCTATTCCAGCTGCAGGTAAACCGCCATGGTGAGCGCCTTCAGGAATTTCAGTTGAAACTCTTCGGTGGCGGAGAGATGTTTCCTGGCCAGCGGCACGACTTAGCCGGCAGCAATGTGGCGCGCGATAACATCACCGCTGCCTGTGAACACGCGACTCGCCTTAATCTGCAACCTGTTGCCGTTGATTTGGGTGGGGCAGGACATCGCAATGTTTTTTTTGATACCTGGAGCGGCAACGTTTGGGTCCGCTACACTCCATTGAACACTGCTGAAGGCCATTATGAAGAAAATCAAGGTATTGCTAGTCGACGATTCTGCCGTGGTACGTCAGGTATTGCTGGCTATTCTGGAAAAAACCCCCGACATTAAAGTTGTAGCGGTCGCCTCGGACCCAGTGTTTGCAATGGAAAAAATGGCCCGCGAGTGGCCGGACGTAATCGTACTGGACGTAGAAATGCCCCGCATGGACGGCATCACTTTTCTGAAAAAAATCATGGCCGAGCGGCCTACGCCAGTATTGATCTGCTCATCACTCACCGCTAAGGGCGCGGAAACAACCTTGCAAGCGCTGGCGGCCGGGGCAGTTGATATCATTGCCAAACCCAGTGGCGGGGTGAAGAATTTTCTACTGGACATGGCTGCCGAGTTTGCCGCAGCTATTCGTGCAGCGGCCGTAGTCAATGTCGGTAATCTGGGACGACGCGTCGTAAGTGCACGACTTGAGCCGGCACTTAAGAGTGACGCTGACGTCATGCTGGCGCCGGGAGCGGGGTCGGCAATGAGCCAGACCACCGAGCGCATCGTGGCGCTGGGCACATCCACGGGTGGTACCCAAGCACTGGAAGCGGTGCTGACCCTATTGCCGCGAGTATGTCCCGGCATCGTTATCGTCCAGCACATGCCAGAAAAATTCACGGCGTCGTTTGCTGAGCGGCTTAATAGCCTGTCACATATTGAGGTTCGCGAGGCGCGCCACAATGACCGTGTACTGCCTGGATTGGCTTTGATCGCACCGGGCGGCAAGCACATGATGCTGACGCGCAGCGGGGCGTTTTACCATGTGGAGGTGTCAGACGGTCCGCTGGTCAACCGGCATCGTCCCTCAGTGGACGTGCTGTTTCGCTCGGTCGCGAAATTCGCTGGACGTAATGCCAGCGGTATCATCATGACCGGCATGGGCGACGATGGCGCACGAGGCCTAAAAGAAATGTTCAATGCGGGAGCTAATACAGTGGCCCAGGATGAGGCTAGCTGCGTGGTCTTCGGTATGCCTAAGGAAGCGATCAAACTGGGAGCCGCCAAGCGGGTATTGCCGTTGCGTGAACTGCACCTGGCGATTTTAGGAGTGGGATGAAGTCTGGCCGCCAAGCTCAGCGGTGCAGCGCACCATACTATCCGTGTGCGCGATTCAATAGCCGTGGCGCGCACCCTGCCGGCAGTTCACGTCGCCGCAGTCCCAAATGGCTACTTGTCCCAGAATTATCCAGCCCTCCACGCGCGCAAGACAACCTTTCCGGACTGCCAACGTTTGAAACCTCTCTGCGAGGCATGCGATTGAGATGCCGGGAGGCAAGGGCTCAAGGGCTTATGCTGTCGATGACGATGACGATGACGATAGCGCAGCTCACAAAGGCTATGCCTAGCAATTACCCCAACACCCGTCACAAGAATCCATCGATCAAGCAGGCAATCACACTTGTATGATGGTAGCCGCGTATTGCGCAACGGTAGCATCATGGGTAAGCAACGTCATGCCTCCAAGGTAGCTAGCTGCTGCTGCAACGAGTAGCCGGTCGAATGGGTCTCGATGGATAGCAGGTAGATTCGCCACAGCCAAAACATGCACAGCGGTTATTGGAAGCTTTTCATACCCTGCTGCAAGGAGCTCATCTCGCAGCTCTGCCGCGCTTATACCCACCTGTTCCACACGCCCCTTTATCGCCAGCTCCCAGAGGCTAGCCACACTGAAATAGAGAATATTCGTCGGCTCTTGAATGATGGTTCGCGCGCGCGCTGAGAGCTCGGGCGAATCGATCATTGCCCAAGCCAGCAGATGCGTATCTAAAAGGTATTTCGCACCTTACCCTCAAACAGGTCCGCCAACTCGGCACCCATTGAGTCAAACGCGGCGTCATCAAACGTGCGACCTTTCAGCCCACCAATGCGAGGTTTTTTGATGCGGGCATCTCCAATGACCTCCAGACGAATCAAGGGGTGCCCATTACGGGCAATGATGACCTCATGTCCTGCCAGAGCATCCTCGACGAGCTGAGACAGGTGTGTTTTGACAGCACGAATGCCATAGGTGGTTGCAGACATAGCGAACCTCTTAACAAAGTTTAAGCTTAGTCGGATATCTAGCTAATGTGAACAGCCAAGATGCACCACGTTGTCAGCACCAGGTTCTTCAGACCTGCTCGACCTGGCTTCATGGCCCAAGTGATACAGGATCCGCTGCACCCGTTCTGCTTTTGGGTAGCTACGCCGTACCTTAGCAGGCGCTCCGGCCAATAAGATCTTAAGCTCCGGCAGGGCAACCTCGAGAAAGCGGTTGATTTGAATGGCCTCTTTGGGAAGCTTGTTAACATCATCGGTGTACAGGGAGCTGCCTCGAATCACTTCGCCCTTGAACAAGATGATGTTTTTACCTTTCTGCAGCTGCTGCACATCCTCTATACTGACTTTTTAGATTCTTCAGGCTCAGACTGTCCGATTCTTCCCGAGTGGATCCCATCATGTCCGCCTGACGCACCATGCCACACATTTGTGGCAGGTACTCGGGATCGGACATCTATTGCAGGATTTCGAGGGTGTCTTTGGGGTCTATGATCTTTCCGGAGATCCGGGTACCCATGTTCGCGATCAAGGTCCATAGCTTATCACCGGCGGCTGACTTGACTCGCTGCGCCTGCTGGCTAGCTAGCTAGCTAGCAACAAAAAACGCCCAGCGAACGCACCTGAGTGGCCAATTTACCGAACTTTTCGGTGTAATAGGCTCCCACCTCGTCCAAAATCCATAAGAACGGTACATATCCAGCGAAGATAAGAGTGCGCAGGATAGAAGCCTAGGTAAGCAAAATTCGGAAACTGGGTCAATTCTGCGCTGGTGTTAACTGTATATGGGCTAAGGCCAGGGTTCTTCTGCTTCAAAGGAGAGTCTGCGGCACTGCTTCAAGTTCGTCTTCACCACGCCGATAGCCTTGAAGTAATCAATCACTTACCTATTTTCGAGTCCCGCCCATGTCCTGGCTAGCCAATCTCAAACTGAAGTCCAAGCTGCTGCTCGCATTCGGTTTGTGCTCACTGATCACTGTGATTGTGGCAGCCCTAGGGCAGTCGGGTATCGCCAAGCTATATAGCCAGATGGAGGACATCACCAGTAACAATCTCGTCTCGATTCAGAAAACCGATACCATCAAGGCAAATGCCATTGCCACCAACCGCGACCTTTTCAAGGCCATCGTGCTCACTGCAGCACACGCCAGCTCGGATGACATAAACGCTGTGATCCAGTCGTATCGCGACAATCAGTCTGAAGCCGAATCAGCATTCAAGATCTACCGTGCAACTCCATTGGAATCAGACGAGCGAGCTGCGGGTGATGACTTTGAACGCGACTGGCCTGCCTATATCATGACGGCCGACGCTGCTCTTGCTGCGCTGAGAAAAGGTGACATCGAACAAGCCCGAACAATCACCGCCAGCAACGTATTGCCGGCGTATCGCAAGACTGTTGACGAAATCAAGATCATGGTGGCATCCAATGCCCGTCAGGCCAACGAGACTATCCAGGCTGCCGCGAGCACCAAGGTACAGGTCACCTGGGTGCTGATCGTGGGTTGCCTGATCGCCATCCTGTGCGCTGTGGCCTTGGGCATGGTGGTGACCGCCATGATCACGCGTCCGATCTATCGATCGGTGGAAGGGGCTGGTCGAGTCGCCCAGGGCGACCTGACCCAGGACATTGAAGTGCGCGGTACTGATGAGACCGGACAGCTGCTGCGGTCTCTCTCCGACATGCAGCACAACCTCAAAGGCACCGTCCAGCAAATTGCCGACGCTTCGGACCAACTGGCCTCTGCAGCGGAGGAGCTCACCGCCGTCACGGAAAACAGTACGCGCGGCCTGGTCACCCAAAACGATGAGATTCAGCAAGCCGCGACGGCAGTAAACGAGATGACGGCCGCCGTTGAGGAAGTGGCGCGTAACGCGGTCAGCACCTCGCAGATCTCCAGCCAAACTGCTGAAGACGCCCTGAAGGGCCAGCAGCAGGTAAAGCAGGCAGTTGCGGCCATTAACACTGTAACGGTGGAGATCACGGACTCCACCCAGTGCGTGGAATCGTTGGCCGGACAGATCCATGACATCACCAAAGTCCTTGAAGTCATCCGCGGCATTGCCGAGCAGACCAACCTGCTGGCATTGAACGCGGCCATTGAGGCCGCACGAGCAGGCGAACAAGGTCGGGGGTTTGCCGTGGTGGCTGATGAGGTTCGTGCGCTGGCTCACCGCACCCAATCATCGACAGGCGAGATTGAAGCAATGATCACACGGGTGCGTAACGGCGCGGACGAAGCAGTACAAGCAATGGGCAAGAGCCGTACCCTTGTGCAGAGCACCCAAGCACTGGCCACGGAAGCAGGGCTTGCGCTGGAGCGAATCAGCGAAGGCGTCCACCAGATTAACGAGCGTAACCTGGTCATTGCCAGCGCGGCAGAGGAACAGGCGCAGGTCGCCCGGGAAGTGGACCGCAATCTGGTCAATATCCAGGATCTGTCCACTCAGACAGCTGCGGGGGCCCATCAGACCAATGCTTCGAGCCAGGAACTGTCGAGATTGGCGATATCGTTCAATACCTTGGTTGGACGGTTCAAGCTCTAGAGTGCCTAGGCATTCAAACCTGCGGGAGGTGTGGATTGGCCTCGCATAGCAGCATTAGAACGCGGCACGCTGGTCTTTTTCATCTATCCGCAATCAAACCTGTCAGATCGGAAAATAGGGCTCGGCGCTGGAACGTATCTTCGCCTGGCCTCTCTGATGCATCCAGAAGCCATTATGTTGTCCATCGGGGCTAGCCATGAAGACCCTGCTGGTTGTGATTTTCGGCTCGCTGAGCCTGTACGCCATGGCCGCGAGCGGGCTGCATGGCCACACGGGCACCGGCTGCTTCAGTGGCGCAGGCAATGATTCACCAGCGCCTTTTCCCAGTGCGATATGACCGCGAGTACGATTTGGCCCCGCACCGTCTATGTTCCACTTCGACGTCTGCGGCGCTATCGGCGGCCTCGATTCGGTAGGCCTGCGCGGTCAATCATGACAAGGGGCGCAGCGGCGGCCCTAGGTTGGGATGTATAGACCAGAATTAATACCCAGTTATCTTTCCTTGCTTAGCTTACGCCTGTCCTTTTTCTATTGACGATACTTGGCCGCTGCGTAGCCTACGGCAAACAGCCACGAGCATGCCAAGGACCAGCGACGACCCGACTCCCAGGCGCTGATATCTAGGCCACCGTCCAGGCTCCATGGGTGTACAAAATCAAGCCGTATAGTCCGCTGTCACGAAATACCTTGAGCACCATAGTGGCCTTTCTTCGATTTGCAAATGCTGACGCCTCGGCAAGCCTGAATATGGACGTGAACCTTGTATGTGGGAAGACACGGTCGCCGACCGGATTACCGCGGCGATTCTCCTGGAAAAGCTTTGTCTATTCCCCGCCTGACCGTTGATGAACGCCCCAAAAAGCACAATCGACTACCGTGCAGGCAATGTATTCGGTATCAAGCGAGCTGGCTTAGTTCCTAGGCACGTACCTGGCCCCATTTCGACCAGAACGAGACTCCATCCGCTTGAAGTATTTCGGCTGGAGGTGCTGTGAGCTTCCTTATCAGAGATGGCGGACCGAGCACGTACAAGCTCAGTCCCAATGCAGCAATACAGCGAGCTCTACGTGTGAGCCTTTGCTGCGCAGTACATTGACAGCATAAAGCACGATGGTGCGAAATTGCGACTTGTTCAAAAACTCCTGCAAATTGAGATTGCGCACCGCCTCAATGCCAAGCCGCTCATCACACAAACGCAGGGTGAACCGCTCGCTGTGTTGTTCCAGGTGATGTTTTATAGGGGGGCTCAGGTGACTGAGCACATCGTGAATATCTGGCACTTCTACTCCTCGAGGAAGATCGGCGATGCCGATCGCGAGTACCACCTACCGTACCACCAATCTCGCGAAAAAAACGGCTATATGGTTATTTTCTGGCGCCAATTTTCTTTCATTGCTATTTTACGGCAGTAGGGGATTAGCCAATCCTGGGCCGTTGATCGCGCGCTGCAGGCGCATGCCCAGCTGGACGTAGCTCGTCAAAGGAGGCGGCGAAGAGGGCTTCTTTGCCATCGGATCTTGCTTTATACTGTTCATACAGACAGTTCTTTAGCGGATGGTGCGTTCCCTGACACTCGACATCCGATCGGTATCAGTCGATGCCTTCAGTCAGATACTGTAAGCTGGCTAAAGGCCACTTCGGCTTGCCGTTCTGGCTCGCGGCTGTGTTCCACAAGCGCTAGCCGCCAACGTGTGTTGCCCACCCTCGTGTACCTGACACTCGCAACGATCCACTAGCCATGGCCTTCCGGCCTGACGGGACCGAAACGATGAGCTGCGACGATTATACCCCTCCTGCCAACGAAGCCGAAGCCATTCGACACGCGCAGGAATACCTGAACCAAATGAAAGCCTCAACCAGCCGCAATGCGCTCGATCAGGCCCTGCTGGGCGCCTTGGGCTACTTTCAGAGCCTGCTCAATTGCGGGTTGATCAGCGAACAGAGCTGCCACTGGCTTAATCAGAAGGCGATGGCACAGGCTGAAGGACATCAAACGGTGCTTGGCCACGACCAACAGCCTCACGGAGACAGGGATGTTTAAACAACTCGGGATTCTTGCCAGATCGGCGGACAAATTCGTCCTGCGCCTACCGGAAAACATGCGCGAGCGTATCGCCGAGGTGGCGGAAAACGATGGGCACAGCATGAACTGGGCGATCGTCAGCCGGCTGGACCGCAGCATGACTCAGGACGGAGCATCGGGTGATTCACTGATCGCACCTGACAAGGCGGCGCTGTCGCTCAACGAGCTCGAGCTGCTGCAGCAGTTTCGTCAGTTGTCCACGGCGCGCCAAGACGCTTTGATCGCATTGATCGGGCAAAACCAGGAGGACCAGCAAAATAAGGAAGCCGGCCCAGAATAGCCATCGGCACAGGCTTGATCGGAGGTGCGAGTCTTGATCGTAAAAAAAGCCCCTAGGGAAGCAGAGGATGGAGTGAGTTCACTTAAGGGGCTAAGGCTGCAGCGGTTCTAGGTTCCTAGCCCTGGGGCGGGGTCCGCGTGCTGTCCGATGAAGTCAATGGCCGCCTTGCTCATTTCGTAGAGGACGATGCGTGCTAACGTCGCCAGGTCCAGTACGCGATCACGTAGCCGCCCAGCAGCCGTGCGGCAAATCCTCCCCAATAGGCATACGAGCTAGTTCCCACACCGGAACTGGGGTCTACAAGGGAGGCAGCGGCCTGCACCTCGAGTCGACTGCCCAGCATTGCAGCATTGGCCATCCATCGGTCCACAACGTCGGAAGTACCGGGGAATCAACAGGCGATACCCCAGCAGCCCGCCAACACGCTCATTCCAGGCTGCGTACTTAATGATGAAGAGGCTTATGACGATCTCGAGCAGTAATTGGCTTGCCGAAAGAGTCAGTATCGAGCTGGTCTGAGAGGGTCCGAACCAGTGTATAGCCCAGCGCGGCCAAACCGACGGCAGCGATCACTAAAACGACATCCCGTCGTCGTGTTCTGGAATCATTGAAAAGTCCATTTCTGTTAGTACGTCACTGCAATACCTCGCCTGAGGATCGTCTGGCAACTTCACGGGAGCATATTGCGTCCGGCCAAGCCATTAATCAATGTTTGCACCTAACCCTGAAGTCCCAGCGCGACCTTGTCCTGGAAGATGCGTTGCAGGTCCTTCAAAGGGTATTGGTGCACCATGGATCGGGACAGGCAATCGAGAGCATGTACGAAGGGCTTTCTGATTTCGTTGTCGAGCTGGTACATCCTGCAGGTCCGGCACCGGACTCTAGAGTCCTGATATTCCCAGAGCTGGTTCCAGCGCGCCAGAGGAAGATAGGGAACGGTCATGCATCTCACCCATCGGTTTCAGTCTTGGAACTAGCATTGTGCCTCGGCATTCGGGTCAGAAACCACAGCCTGGCTCGAATTTTTCAATGAGGTGGATCAAAGCGGTTAGCAGTGAAGCTGACCGGGTCGAAGGGGCGATTAGTCCCAATGGGGCAGGGCAGAAAACTCCACTACAGAACCTTTGGCTCGCAGCTCATTGATGGCATACAGTACACTGACGCGAAACTGATCCGGATTTGGTATTCCTGCAGAGTGACAGAGCGGACCGCCTGCACACCCAGTTGGTTATCGCTCAATAAAAGGGTGAGTTGATCGCCGTTCTGGTCAAGCTTATAGTGGATCGGCGTCTGGAGTCGGATGAGTGCTGCATAGATGTCAGGCACGAAGATTCCCTCAAGGTGCTCGCGAAGATCAGCGTGAGCTTCAACGTACCACTGCAGGAGCTTCTGAATAGAGCGTTTCATCACTTGGGGGGCAAAAAAAGCCCCCCGGGTGAGCGAGGGCACAAGCCGACCAGCATAGAAGTTCCCAACCTAGGTATTATTGCAGCCAGGACTTGACCTCATCGTGGCCATGCTCGGCCTTCCAGCTGTTCAAGGTGGTGTGATTGCCGCCCTTGGTCTCGACGACTTCACCATTGTGCGGATTCTTGTAGACCTTGACCTGACGAGGGCGACGCGTTCCCTTGACCTTGGTTATGGGTTCTGAAGAACCACGGCTCACCGACGGGGACCGATCGCCGCGATGATGTGCTTGACGCTGAAATTGTACTCGGCCAGCAGATCTCGCAGCTTGGTTTCAAACTCGACCTCACGCAGGAGGCCTTCATCGTTTTTCATGTTTCCAATTCTGCCATTTGGCGAGCCAGTTCTTGTTCCAGGTGACGGAATTCAGCGAGACAAGACATATAGCACCTCAGAGGTAGAAGGCTGATTATAAGCGAGAAATCTTTAGAAAAACTGCTGTACAGCTGGTATCAACCTTTGGGCTAATAGATGTAAGAAGCTGGCAGTCAGCCTTTGGATAAGCTCAACAGGTAGGTAACGATGACGAGCGGCGCCATGACCATTGCAACCGTGAAAAGCATGGTGCTCCAGATGGCAATAATCGTTGAGGGAGAACACTCTGAACATCTGCCTATGGGAAACCCATTAAATACTGACCAGGCCGAGCACACGGCAGGAATCAGCATTACAGCAATCAGTGATATCGCAATGCAGACGAAAACTCTCGACCTTCTGACCTGGTGTGCATCCACCACGGCTGCTCTGAATCCC is a window from the Pseudomonas sp. HR96 genome containing:
- a CDS encoding chemotaxis protein CheW; the protein is MGSIITTTQVESSVQPGQYLTFFLAGEMFAIAILGIKEIIEHGIETVVPMMPSFVRGVINLRGAVVPVVDVSARFGWPPSVITRRSCIVIIEARDTEGQGQDIGLLVDSVSAVMDIPTANIEPPPAFGARVRTDFIDGMAKVDGKFIIVLKVHQVLSIDEMAQLSSAYDIGEPM
- a CDS encoding protein-glutamate O-methyltransferase CheR translates to MEPGSGLKEREFDQFREWLYRAAGISLSTSKKALVAGRLFKRLKYYQIESYGEYFKWIMAPHNTNELQVALNLLTTNETYFFREPKHFDFLTRQVLPLVRPGRTFRLWSAASSSGEEAYSLAMILAEGLGSTPWEIIGSDISTQVLAQARTGHYSMERASGLPQSLLLKYCLKGTGPQTGTLLIDRGLRSRVNFIQINLNEALPQLGEFEVIFLRNVMIYFDLATKREVVTRLLPLLKPGGYFIVSHSESLNGVSDALTLVAPSIYRKP
- a CDS encoding chemotaxis protein CheD (catalyzes the conversion of glutamine residues to glutamate on methyl-accepting chemotaxis receptors), which gives rise to MFVEPGRFYFCEDFTRLRTVLGSCVAMTFWHPELKIGAMSHCMLPTRAKCTGTLDGKYIDDAFELFQLQVNRHGERLQEFQLKLFGGGEMFPGQRHDLAGSNVARDNITAACEHATRLNLQPVAVDLGGAGHRNVFFDTWSGNVWVRYTPLNTAEGHYEENQGIASRRFCRGTSGIAGYSGKNPRH
- a CDS encoding chemotaxis response regulator protein-glutamate methylesterase, which produces MKKIKVLLVDDSAVVRQVLLAILEKTPDIKVVAVASDPVFAMEKMAREWPDVIVLDVEMPRMDGITFLKKIMAERPTPVLICSSLTAKGAETTLQALAAGAVDIIAKPSGGVKNFLLDMAAEFAAAIRAAAVVNVGNLGRRVVSARLEPALKSDADVMLAPGAGSAMSQTTERIVALGTSTGGTQALEAVLTLLPRVCPGIVIVQHMPEKFTASFAERLNSLSHIEVREARHNDRVLPGLALIAPGGKHMMLTRSGAFYHVEVSDGPLVNRHRPSVDVLFRSVAKFAGRNASGIIMTGMGDDGARGLKEMFNAGANTVAQDEASCVVFGMPKEAIKLGAAKRVLPLRELHLAILGVG
- a CDS encoding type II toxin-antitoxin system VapC family toxin — its product is MIDSPELSARARTIIQEPTNILYFSVASLWELAIKGRVEQVGISAAELRDELLAAGYEKLPITAVHVLAVANLPAIHRDPFDRLLVAAAASYLGGMTLLTHDATVAQYAATIIQV
- a CDS encoding type II toxin-antitoxin system Phd/YefM family antitoxin: MSATTYGIRAVKTHLSQLVEDALAGHEVIIARNGHPLIRLEVIGDARIKKPRIGGLKGRTFDDAAFDSMGAELADLFEGKVRNTF
- a CDS encoding methyl-accepting chemotaxis protein, with the translated sequence MSWLANLKLKSKLLLAFGLCSLITVIVAALGQSGIAKLYSQMEDITSNNLVSIQKTDTIKANAIATNRDLFKAIVLTAAHASSDDINAVIQSYRDNQSEAESAFKIYRATPLESDERAAGDDFERDWPAYIMTADAALAALRKGDIEQARTITASNVLPAYRKTVDEIKIMVASNARQANETIQAAASTKVQVTWVLIVGCLIAILCAVALGMVVTAMITRPIYRSVEGAGRVAQGDLTQDIEVRGTDETGQLLRSLSDMQHNLKGTVQQIADASDQLASAAEELTAVTENSTRGLVTQNDEIQQAATAVNEMTAAVEEVARNAVSTSQISSQTAEDALKGQQQVKQAVAAINTVTVEITDSTQCVESLAGQIHDITKVLEVIRGIAEQTNLLALNAAIEAARAGEQGRGFAVVADEVRALAHRTQSSTGEIEAMITRVRNGADEAVQAMGKSRTLVQSTQALATEAGLALERISEGVHQINERNLVIASAAEEQAQVAREVDRNLVNIQDLSTQTAAGAHQTNASSQELSRLAISFNTLVGRFKL
- a CDS encoding Arc family DNA-binding protein, with the protein product MFKQLGILARSADKFVLRLPENMRERIAEVAENDGHSMNWAIVSRLDRSMTQDGASGDSLIAPDKAALSLNELELLQQFRQLSTARQDALIALIGQNQEDQQNKEAGPE